In Verrucomicrobiota bacterium, the following proteins share a genomic window:
- the argB gene encoding acetylglutamate kinase, whose translation MEIAHTLSEKEVIAKAEVLLEALPYIQTFKDSIFVVKYGGSFMDDKDPIVRSRVAQDIVFLAAVGIHVVVVHGGGKAISSAMEDAGIKPLFINGLRFTDKETVSIVERTLNKSVNLDICELLQANKGKPLGVNGQNLFTCSKLEKDSEGNPVDLGFVGDIQFVRSRLIKRAISQGYTPIISPIGSDDEGNLYNINADVAAAHVACNLRARRLVYMTDVPGLLRDPEDHNSIISTLLASEVNGLKKEGVIGKGMLPKVDSAIKALQEGVQRVHFVHGRLPHSILLEIFTDKGVGTEIVH comes from the coding sequence ATGGAAATAGCTCATACCCTCTCTGAAAAAGAAGTGATTGCAAAAGCAGAAGTGCTATTGGAAGCGCTCCCATATATTCAAACATTTAAGGACAGCATCTTTGTTGTTAAGTATGGAGGCAGTTTCATGGACGATAAAGATCCAATAGTTAGGAGTCGCGTGGCTCAGGATATTGTGTTTTTAGCGGCGGTTGGTATCCACGTTGTAGTCGTGCACGGTGGCGGCAAAGCGATAAGCTCGGCGATGGAAGACGCGGGCATTAAACCTTTGTTTATTAATGGTCTTCGATTCACCGATAAGGAAACGGTTTCCATCGTTGAGCGGACTCTAAATAAATCTGTGAATCTGGACATCTGTGAATTGCTTCAAGCCAATAAAGGTAAACCGCTGGGCGTAAACGGACAGAATTTGTTTACCTGTTCAAAACTCGAAAAAGACTCGGAAGGGAATCCAGTCGATCTGGGATTTGTCGGCGATATCCAATTCGTAAGGTCTAGACTGATCAAACGAGCCATTTCACAAGGCTACACACCGATTATTTCTCCCATAGGAAGTGATGACGAAGGAAATCTCTATAATATAAACGCGGACGTCGCAGCCGCTCATGTTGCCTGCAATCTTCGTGCCCGGAGATTGGTATACATGACTGACGTTCCAGGCTTATTACGAGACCCGGAAGATCATAATTCGATCATTTCAACTTTACTAGCGAGCGAAGTAAATGGCTTAAAGAAAGAAGGGGTCATCGGAAAAGGAATGCTTCCGAAAGTAGACTCGGCAATCAAAGCGTTACAAGAAGGTGTTCAACGTGTGCATTTTGTTCACGGACGGCTACCGCACAGCATCCTATTGGAAATTTTCACAGACAAAGGCGTAGGAACAGAAATCGTTCATTAG
- a CDS encoding DUF423 domain-containing protein, with translation MNKFRLIGALYGFVGVALGAFGAHSLKPLLIENDHVDVWEKATLYLFVHALAILTLPTIESKETFASFKLVYWSWIVGAFLFSGSLYVLALTNISKLGMITPLGGVGFLFGWGTLIYSIVQSNRSVS, from the coding sequence ATGAATAAATTTCGCTTGATAGGAGCCTTGTACGGATTTGTCGGTGTGGCCTTGGGTGCCTTTGGCGCACATAGTTTGAAACCTTTACTTATTGAGAATGATCATGTGGATGTGTGGGAAAAGGCTACATTGTATCTATTTGTACATGCACTCGCCATATTGACCCTTCCCACCATTGAATCCAAAGAAACCTTCGCCTCCTTCAAACTGGTTTACTGGAGTTGGATAGTTGGAGCCTTTCTTTTTTCAGGCTCATTGTATGTATTGGCACTGACCAATATCAGCAAACTAGGTATGATTACCCCACTTGGAGGAGTCGGCTTTCTCTTTGGATGGGGCACTTTAATCTATTCGATTGTTCAATCTAATCGCTCCGTTTCTTGA
- the argC gene encoding N-acetyl-gamma-glutamyl-phosphate reductase, whose protein sequence is MNIGIVGASGYSGEVLLSLLLDHPNISLTTVTSRSLVGKSVESVFPSLRNRGQGLLFSASDPEELADHPDLDLVFLALPHGVASEYAVPLCMAGKRVIDLSADFRLSSANVYEEYYGHPHPYPEWLGKSSYVIPEITPNGWQDNKLIAAPGCYPTSVLVPLLPLVKNNIIDGNGIVINSLSGVSGAGRKLAEDFLYCERNESTKAYGLVKHRHLSEIEEQLSIFAGKEIMVQFTPHIVPLNRGIATTITISNSGNCLEKVYETWNEIYADKPFISILESGNAPDTKWVCQTNRIDFSAIYDARTNNLLITSAEDNLMKGAAGQAIQIMNVWCNFEETAGLI, encoded by the coding sequence ATGAACATCGGCATAGTAGGCGCATCTGGATACTCCGGAGAGGTCTTGCTCTCCCTACTTTTAGATCATCCGAATATTTCACTCACCACGGTGACTTCACGTTCCTTGGTGGGTAAGTCCGTAGAGTCTGTATTCCCAAGCCTCAGAAACAGAGGGCAAGGACTTTTGTTTTCCGCCTCTGATCCTGAAGAACTGGCTGACCACCCGGATTTGGATTTGGTCTTTCTGGCCCTTCCCCACGGGGTTGCCAGCGAATATGCGGTCCCACTTTGCATGGCCGGAAAACGCGTAATTGATCTTAGCGCCGATTTCAGACTTAGCTCAGCCAACGTTTATGAGGAGTACTATGGACACCCTCACCCTTATCCAGAGTGGTTGGGTAAATCGTCTTATGTTATACCTGAAATAACCCCGAACGGTTGGCAGGACAACAAACTGATCGCTGCACCTGGTTGTTACCCAACGAGTGTATTGGTTCCTCTACTACCTTTGGTTAAAAACAACATCATTGATGGTAATGGCATCGTTATTAATTCATTAAGCGGAGTCAGTGGCGCTGGCAGAAAACTTGCCGAAGACTTTTTATACTGTGAAAGGAATGAAAGTACTAAAGCTTACGGCTTGGTAAAGCATAGGCATTTATCCGAAATTGAAGAGCAGCTATCTATATTTGCGGGAAAAGAAATCATGGTCCAGTTCACCCCGCACATTGTCCCTCTTAACCGGGGTATTGCGACAACGATTACAATTTCAAACTCCGGAAACTGTCTCGAAAAAGTATACGAAACATGGAATGAGATTTATGCGGATAAACCCTTCATTTCCATTCTAGAATCGGGTAATGCTCCAGACACGAAATGGGTTTGCCAAACTAACCGGATTGATTTCTCAGCAATCTATGATGCCAGAACGAATAACCTTTTGATCACTTCTGCTGAAGATAACTTGATGAAAGGTGCTGCAGGTCAAGCTATCCAAATCATGAACGTTTGGTGTAACTTTGAAGAAACAGCCGGCCTTATCTAA
- the tal gene encoding transaldolase, translating to MSNSGLNSLEQLKQLTKVVADTGDFGLIKQYEPQDATTNPSLIFKALQQEEYAALLDQAVGEFKGHSGSESEKLGLIIDRVLILFGLEILKLIPGRVSTEVDARLSFDAQSTFDRARKLIADYAAEGIDKERILIKIASTWEGIKAAEVLQEEGINCNMTLLFSLPQAVGCAEATAKLISPFVGRIMDWHKAKTGQTYSGENDPGVQSVKEIFTYYKKFGYSTEVMGASFRNTDEILELAGCDLLTISPGLLGELQESHASVSQKLDAGEAKEASIQKLVLDESTFRFLMNEDPMATEKLAEGIRLFAADIVKLEAIIAAKL from the coding sequence ATGAGCAATTCAGGATTAAACTCTCTCGAGCAACTTAAGCAACTGACCAAAGTGGTCGCTGATACGGGTGACTTTGGACTCATCAAACAATACGAGCCGCAGGATGCGACCACCAACCCCAGCCTCATTTTTAAAGCACTTCAGCAGGAAGAGTATGCTGCCTTACTTGACCAGGCGGTTGGAGAGTTCAAGGGACACTCAGGTTCTGAGTCAGAGAAACTTGGATTGATTATTGATCGTGTATTGATCCTTTTCGGATTGGAAATTCTTAAACTTATTCCGGGTAGGGTTTCTACTGAGGTTGATGCCCGTCTTTCGTTTGATGCTCAGTCCACTTTCGATCGTGCGCGCAAGCTGATTGCTGACTACGCGGCTGAGGGTATAGATAAAGAAAGAATTCTCATAAAAATCGCCTCCACCTGGGAAGGCATCAAGGCCGCGGAAGTTCTTCAGGAAGAAGGTATCAACTGCAACATGACTTTGCTTTTTTCTCTTCCCCAAGCAGTGGGTTGCGCCGAGGCGACCGCCAAACTCATCTCTCCATTTGTTGGCCGAATTATGGATTGGCATAAAGCGAAGACCGGACAGACGTATTCAGGCGAAAACGACCCTGGCGTTCAGTCGGTAAAAGAGATCTTCACTTATTATAAGAAATTTGGCTATTCAACTGAAGTCATGGGAGCGTCCTTTAGAAATACGGATGAGATTCTTGAATTGGCAGGGTGTGATCTTCTCACCATCAGCCCGGGATTGCTCGGGGAGTTGCAGGAGTCCCATGCAAGTGTTTCACAAAAGCTGGATGCTGGTGAAGCTAAAGAAGCATCGATTCAAAAGCTTGTCCTTGATGAAAGTACCTTTCGTTTTCTTATGAATGAAGACCCGATGGCCACTGAAAAGCTTGCCGAAGGAATTCGTCTTTTTGCAGCAGATATCGTAAAGCTGGAGGCAATTATCGCAGCTAAGCTTTAG
- a CDS encoding polynucleotide adenylyltransferase, which produces MKSYESTNFPVTPEVAGLLNAVAEIALPMIAGGAVRDWLMGKESKDLDVEVFGCSWEALIQVLEMYGKVNVVGKSFGVAKVCVGELEIDFALPRSEVKTADGHRGFDITSDPQLDPKQAALRRDFTLNAIYYSWKGKELFDPLNGKRDLENQVLKHCSSAFSEDPLRVLRGFQFCSRFQLKTSEETLVVCRNIQDDFAQLPRERVWMEWEKWATRATKPSLGLKFLKATSWLVRFPEINALVDCPQDPAWHPEGDVFVHTCYCLDAMAESEAFQKSDRFGRLTLMFGVLCHDFGKPQTTIKTLKDGKDHWVSPGHDQQGIPLSERFLLSIGAPMHLIPKVQALVGCHMASVQISSRPSLPQVRRLAKRVFPATMNQLFALIRADLAGRPPLSPDPNQGLLLLEEVVSEEKLSTNAPKPLVLGRHLIERGFHPGKDFKIILDELFEHQLDGHFSSLEEAEPYLKTLCDRFLN; this is translated from the coding sequence TTGAAATCCTATGAATCCACCAATTTTCCGGTAACCCCTGAGGTTGCAGGATTATTAAATGCTGTCGCGGAGATTGCCCTACCGATGATCGCAGGTGGTGCCGTTCGTGACTGGCTTATGGGAAAAGAAAGCAAGGATTTGGACGTGGAAGTGTTTGGATGCTCCTGGGAAGCCTTGATCCAAGTCCTCGAGATGTATGGCAAAGTGAATGTCGTTGGAAAGAGCTTCGGCGTTGCGAAGGTTTGTGTTGGTGAATTGGAGATCGATTTTGCTTTGCCGAGATCCGAAGTGAAAACGGCCGATGGGCATAGAGGATTTGATATAACTTCAGACCCCCAATTAGACCCGAAACAAGCAGCGTTGCGTAGAGATTTTACCTTGAACGCCATTTACTACAGCTGGAAAGGCAAGGAGTTATTTGATCCTTTGAATGGGAAAAGAGATTTGGAAAATCAGGTTCTCAAGCATTGCAGCTCTGCGTTTAGCGAGGACCCGCTTCGCGTTCTGAGGGGATTTCAGTTTTGTAGTCGTTTTCAGCTAAAAACCTCTGAGGAAACATTAGTTGTCTGCCGCAATATCCAGGACGATTTTGCCCAATTGCCCAGAGAACGTGTGTGGATGGAATGGGAAAAATGGGCAACCAGGGCAACCAAACCATCGTTGGGACTTAAGTTTCTAAAGGCAACGAGCTGGCTTGTACGCTTTCCTGAAATCAATGCCTTGGTCGATTGTCCACAAGATCCCGCCTGGCATCCGGAAGGGGACGTGTTTGTGCATACCTGTTATTGCTTGGATGCAATGGCCGAATCTGAAGCTTTTCAAAAGTCTGATCGCTTTGGTCGACTGACTCTCATGTTTGGGGTTCTTTGTCATGACTTTGGGAAGCCTCAAACGACAATCAAAACTTTGAAAGACGGAAAAGATCACTGGGTCAGTCCCGGGCACGACCAACAAGGCATCCCTCTATCGGAGCGTTTTCTCCTAAGTATCGGAGCACCCATGCACCTGATTCCCAAGGTTCAAGCCTTGGTTGGTTGTCATATGGCCTCAGTTCAAATATCCAGTCGGCCTTCTCTGCCTCAGGTGCGTCGGTTGGCTAAACGCGTTTTCCCTGCGACGATGAACCAATTGTTTGCTTTGATTCGTGCCGACCTCGCTGGCCGTCCGCCGCTTTCGCCAGATCCGAATCAAGGGTTATTGTTATTAGAGGAAGTGGTCTCAGAGGAGAAACTTTCAACGAATGCTCCTAAACCGCTGGTGCTCGGACGTCATTTGATTGAAAGAGGTTTTCATCCAGGTAAAGATTTTAAGATCATTCTCGATGAATTATTTGAGCATCAATTGGATGGTCATTTCTCCAGCCTTGAAGAGGCCGAGCCTTATTTAAAAACGCTTTGTGACCGGTTCTTAAATTAG
- the rpsI gene encoding 30S ribosomal protein S9, translating to MSNETIYLGTGRRKTASARIRLVEGEGKIQVNDKELADYFSLDQAVRTVEGPFNTIEQKGKFDVIAKVEGGGVNGQATACAHGIARALLKFDEELRIPLKKGGHLRRDPRRRERKKAGQPGARKRFQFSKR from the coding sequence ATGAGTAACGAAACTATATATTTAGGAACTGGAAGGCGTAAAACAGCGTCTGCTCGTATTCGCCTCGTTGAAGGGGAAGGCAAAATACAAGTCAACGATAAGGAGCTGGCGGACTATTTCAGCCTTGATCAAGCTGTTCGTACGGTTGAAGGACCTTTTAATACGATCGAACAAAAAGGAAAGTTCGACGTAATAGCTAAAGTTGAAGGCGGTGGCGTAAACGGCCAAGCAACAGCCTGCGCTCATGGAATAGCCAGAGCACTGCTCAAATTTGACGAAGAATTAAGAATCCCATTGAAAAAAGGCGGACATTTACGACGAGATCCTCGCCGCCGCGAGCGTAAAAAGGCAGGTCAACCAGGAGCCCGTAAACGTTTCCAATTTTCAAAGCGTTAA
- the rplM gene encoding 50S ribosomal protein L13, which translates to MKTTLAKKETVQRKWYVVDATGQTLGRLSVKIANILRGRDKPTYTPHVDTGDFVIITNAEKIAVTGKKEQNKTYMFYTGWVGNEYYRTLADFREKRPDFILRHAIKGMMPRNNLGRQMFRKLKVYAGPNHPHEAQEPIAL; encoded by the coding sequence ATGAAAACCACATTAGCCAAGAAAGAGACCGTCCAAAGAAAGTGGTACGTTGTCGACGCGACAGGACAAACGCTAGGAAGATTGTCAGTAAAGATTGCCAATATCCTTCGGGGTCGTGACAAACCTACGTATACTCCTCATGTGGATACCGGCGATTTTGTGATCATCACTAATGCCGAAAAAATTGCGGTTACAGGGAAAAAAGAACAAAACAAAACCTATATGTTCTACACGGGTTGGGTTGGAAACGAATATTACCGAACCTTAGCTGATTTTCGCGAAAAAAGACCCGATTTTATTTTACGCCACGCAATAAAAGGAATGATGCCAAGAAACAACCTAGGCAGACAAATGTTCCGGAAACTAAAAGTTTATGCCGGTCCAAATCATCCTCATGAAGCCCAAGAGCCGATTGCGCTCTAG